The following coding sequences lie in one Arachis ipaensis cultivar K30076 chromosome B03, Araip1.1, whole genome shotgun sequence genomic window:
- the LOC107630405 gene encoding uncharacterized protein LOC107630405 isoform X7 — protein sequence MSWRRVLKSAQALAAHTFLLSFLLSDLTLINRIIFFPLWMFHAVVARGRFSLPAPSAPRNRNWAPCHAVVAMPLLIAFELLLCIYLESLYVRHFPAVNLKIVFLPLLIFEIIILIDNFRMCRALMPGDEENMSDEAIWETLPHFWVAISMVFFIAATVFTLLKLSGDVGALGWWDLFINFAIAECFAFLVCTKWSNPVIHRNPREASSSSTTVRYLDWNGGLVVSSEENQHPERMCSLQDIGGHFMKVPIIIFQILLCMYLEGTPACARKIPLLILFSPLFTLQGAGVLLAGSKLVEKLVLLLNSGAGGGIYIRISSTAHDCLGFLHHGSRLLGWWSIDEGSREEQARLYQEGASGYNTFCGYPPEIVKKMPKKDLAEEVWRLQAALGEQTEITKYSQQEYERLQNEKVLCRVCFEGEISVVLLPCRHHILCSNCSEKCKNCPICRVTIAERLPVYDV from the exons ATGAGTTGGCGGAGGGTGTTGAAGTCTGCGCAGGCACTTGCTGCACACACCTTTCTGTT AAGTTTTTTGCTATCTGATTTGACTTTGATCAACAGgataatatttttccctctttggATGTTTCATGCTGTTGTGGCTCGAGGAAGGTTTTCACTACCAGCACCATCAGCCCCGCGTAATCGAAAT TGGGCACCGTGCCATGCCGTCGTTGCAATGCCATTGCTTATTGCATTTGAATTGCTCCTTTGTATATATCTTGAGAGCTTATACG tTCGTCACTTTCCAGCAGTCAATCTGAAGATCGTGTTCCTTCCCTTACTAATATTTGAAATCATCATTCTCATTGACAATTTCAG AATGTGTAGGGCTCTAATGCCAGGAGATGAAGAGAACATGAGTGATGAGGCGATATGGGAAACTCTTCCT CACTTTTGGGTTGCAATCTCTATGGTCTTCTTCATTGCTGCTACAGTGTTCACACTCCTAAAACTTAGTG GTGATGTAGGTGCTCTGGGCTGGTGGGACTTATTTATTAACTTTGC CATTGCCGAGTGTTTTGCTTTTCTTGTATGTACAAAGTGGTCTAATCCGGTGATTCATAGAAATCCAAGAGAAGCCAGTTCTTCTTCTACTACTGTTAGATATCTTGACTGGAACGGCGGTTTAGTTGTTTCTTCCGAGGAAAATCAACATCCAGAGAGAATGTGTAGCCTGCAAGACATAGGAGGCCATTTTATGAAAGTACCGATTATTATATTCCAGATTCTTCTTTGTATGTACTTGGAG GGAACACCTGCTTGTGCCAGAAAGATACCTCTACTGATACTTTTCTCTCCCCTTTTCACGCTGCAAGGTGCTGGTGTACTGTTAGCTGGATCTAAGTTAGTGGAGAAACTTGTTTTGCTGCTAAACAGTGGAGCTGGTGGGGGAATTTATATTAGAATTTCTTCAACAGCTCATGATTGCTTGGGGTTCTTGCACCATGGTTCTAG GTTACTAGGTTGGTGGTCAATTGATGAAGGTAGTCGGGAAGAACAGGCACGCTTATACCAAGAGGGAGCATCTGG GTATAATACGTTCTGCGGTTATCCACCTGAGATTGTTAAGAAAATGCCTAAAAAAGATCTTGCTGAGGAG GTTTGGAGACTCCAGGCAGCTCTTGGTGAACAGacagaaattacaaaatacagCCAGCAAGAGTATGAAAGACTTCAAAAT GAAAAAGTGTTGTGTAGAGTTTGTTTCGAGGGAGAGATAAGCGTTGTACTTCTCCCATGCCGGCATCACATCCTTTGCAG CAATTGCTCCGAGAAATGCAAGAATTGCCCGATTTGCCGCGTCACGATTGCAGAGCGGCTACCTGTGTATGATGTTTAG
- the LOC107630405 gene encoding uncharacterized protein LOC107630405 isoform X1: MTWRRLLEPVAAHASLLCFTALLLLKLHHRLSLSWWIIFFPLWMFHAVVARGRFSLPAPSAPRNRNWAPCHAVVAMPLLIAFELLLCIYLESLYVRHFPAVNLKIVFLPLLIFEIIILIDNFRMCRALMPGDEENMSDEAIWETLPHFWVAISMVFFIAATVFTLLKLSGDVGALGWWDLFINFAIAECFAFLVCTKWSNPVIHRNPREASSSSTTVRYLDWNGGLVVSSEENQHPERMCSLQDIGGHFMKVPIIIFQILLCMYLEGTPACARKIPLLILFSPLFTLQGAGVLLAGSKLVEKLVLLLNSGAGGGIYIRISSTAHDCLGFLHHGSRLLGWWSIDEGSREEQARLYQEGASGYNTFCGYPPEIVKKMPKKDLAEEVWRLQAALGEQTEITKYSQQEYERLQNEKVLCRVCFEGEISVVLLPCRHHILCSNCSEKCKNCPICRVTIAERLPVYDV; encoded by the exons gataatatttttccctctttggATGTTTCATGCTGTTGTGGCTCGAGGAAGGTTTTCACTACCAGCACCATCAGCCCCGCGTAATCGAAAT TGGGCACCGTGCCATGCCGTCGTTGCAATGCCATTGCTTATTGCATTTGAATTGCTCCTTTGTATATATCTTGAGAGCTTATACG tTCGTCACTTTCCAGCAGTCAATCTGAAGATCGTGTTCCTTCCCTTACTAATATTTGAAATCATCATTCTCATTGACAATTTCAG AATGTGTAGGGCTCTAATGCCAGGAGATGAAGAGAACATGAGTGATGAGGCGATATGGGAAACTCTTCCT CACTTTTGGGTTGCAATCTCTATGGTCTTCTTCATTGCTGCTACAGTGTTCACACTCCTAAAACTTAGTG GTGATGTAGGTGCTCTGGGCTGGTGGGACTTATTTATTAACTTTGC CATTGCCGAGTGTTTTGCTTTTCTTGTATGTACAAAGTGGTCTAATCCGGTGATTCATAGAAATCCAAGAGAAGCCAGTTCTTCTTCTACTACTGTTAGATATCTTGACTGGAACGGCGGTTTAGTTGTTTCTTCCGAGGAAAATCAACATCCAGAGAGAATGTGTAGCCTGCAAGACATAGGAGGCCATTTTATGAAAGTACCGATTATTATATTCCAGATTCTTCTTTGTATGTACTTGGAG GGAACACCTGCTTGTGCCAGAAAGATACCTCTACTGATACTTTTCTCTCCCCTTTTCACGCTGCAAGGTGCTGGTGTACTGTTAGCTGGATCTAAGTTAGTGGAGAAACTTGTTTTGCTGCTAAACAGTGGAGCTGGTGGGGGAATTTATATTAGAATTTCTTCAACAGCTCATGATTGCTTGGGGTTCTTGCACCATGGTTCTAG GTTACTAGGTTGGTGGTCAATTGATGAAGGTAGTCGGGAAGAACAGGCACGCTTATACCAAGAGGGAGCATCTGG GTATAATACGTTCTGCGGTTATCCACCTGAGATTGTTAAGAAAATGCCTAAAAAAGATCTTGCTGAGGAG GTTTGGAGACTCCAGGCAGCTCTTGGTGAACAGacagaaattacaaaatacagCCAGCAAGAGTATGAAAGACTTCAAAAT GAAAAAGTGTTGTGTAGAGTTTGTTTCGAGGGAGAGATAAGCGTTGTACTTCTCCCATGCCGGCATCACATCCTTTGCAG CAATTGCTCCGAGAAATGCAAGAATTGCCCGATTTGCCGCGTCACGATTGCAGAGCGGCTACCTGTGTATGATGTTTAG
- the LOC107630405 gene encoding uncharacterized protein LOC107630405 isoform X6, with protein MTWRRLLEPVAAHASLLCFTALLLLKLHHRLSLSWWIIFFPLWMFHAVVARGRFSLPAPSAPRNRNWAPCHAVVAMPLLIAFELLLCIYLESLYVRHFPAVNLKIVFLPLLIFEIIILIDNFRMCRALMPGDEENMSDEAIWETLPHFWVAISMVFFIAATVFTLLKLSGDVGALGWWDLFINFAIAECFAFLVCTKWSNPVIHRNPREASSSSTTVRYLDWNGGLVVSSEENQHPERMCSLQDIGGHFMKVPIIIFQILLCMYLEGTPACARKIPLLILFSPLFTLQGAGVLLAGSKLVEKLVLLLNSGAGGGIYIRISSTAHDCLGFLHHGSRLLGWWSIDEGSREEQARLYQEGASGFGDSRQLLVNRQKLQNTASKSMKDFKMKKCCVEFVSRER; from the exons gataatatttttccctctttggATGTTTCATGCTGTTGTGGCTCGAGGAAGGTTTTCACTACCAGCACCATCAGCCCCGCGTAATCGAAAT TGGGCACCGTGCCATGCCGTCGTTGCAATGCCATTGCTTATTGCATTTGAATTGCTCCTTTGTATATATCTTGAGAGCTTATACG tTCGTCACTTTCCAGCAGTCAATCTGAAGATCGTGTTCCTTCCCTTACTAATATTTGAAATCATCATTCTCATTGACAATTTCAG AATGTGTAGGGCTCTAATGCCAGGAGATGAAGAGAACATGAGTGATGAGGCGATATGGGAAACTCTTCCT CACTTTTGGGTTGCAATCTCTATGGTCTTCTTCATTGCTGCTACAGTGTTCACACTCCTAAAACTTAGTG GTGATGTAGGTGCTCTGGGCTGGTGGGACTTATTTATTAACTTTGC CATTGCCGAGTGTTTTGCTTTTCTTGTATGTACAAAGTGGTCTAATCCGGTGATTCATAGAAATCCAAGAGAAGCCAGTTCTTCTTCTACTACTGTTAGATATCTTGACTGGAACGGCGGTTTAGTTGTTTCTTCCGAGGAAAATCAACATCCAGAGAGAATGTGTAGCCTGCAAGACATAGGAGGCCATTTTATGAAAGTACCGATTATTATATTCCAGATTCTTCTTTGTATGTACTTGGAG GGAACACCTGCTTGTGCCAGAAAGATACCTCTACTGATACTTTTCTCTCCCCTTTTCACGCTGCAAGGTGCTGGTGTACTGTTAGCTGGATCTAAGTTAGTGGAGAAACTTGTTTTGCTGCTAAACAGTGGAGCTGGTGGGGGAATTTATATTAGAATTTCTTCAACAGCTCATGATTGCTTGGGGTTCTTGCACCATGGTTCTAG GTTACTAGGTTGGTGGTCAATTGATGAAGGTAGTCGGGAAGAACAGGCACGCTTATACCAAGAGGGAGCATCTGG GTTTGGAGACTCCAGGCAGCTCTTGGTGAACAGacagaaattacaaaatacagCCAGCAAGAGTATGAAAGACTTCAAAAT GAAAAAGTGTTGTGTAGAGTTTGTTTCGAGGGAGAGATAA